A single genomic interval of Bacillus sp. es.036 harbors:
- the pgsA gene encoding CDP-diacylglycerol--glycerol-3-phosphate 3-phosphatidyltransferase: MNLPNKITVSRIFLIPVFLIFLLAPLPLGETEIAGTVLLNSQLIATAIFIFASVTDWIDGYIARKHNLVTNLGKFLDPLADKLLVTSAFVSLVELGAAPAWIVVVILSREFAVTGLRLVASSEGEVLAASNLGKLKTWIQIIAIIMLLIENVPFEAIGFPFATISLWAALIITVYSGWDYFSKNKEVLLKSR; this comes from the coding sequence GTGAATTTGCCTAATAAAATTACCGTTTCACGCATTTTTTTAATTCCTGTTTTTCTAATTTTTCTCCTCGCGCCACTGCCGCTTGGTGAAACTGAAATTGCAGGCACCGTCTTATTGAATTCCCAATTAATTGCAACAGCGATTTTTATTTTCGCATCGGTAACCGATTGGATTGACGGTTACATAGCTAGAAAACATAACCTAGTTACGAATCTTGGGAAATTCCTCGATCCGCTTGCCGATAAACTACTCGTTACTTCAGCGTTTGTTTCACTCGTTGAGCTTGGGGCTGCGCCTGCTTGGATTGTTGTGGTTATTCTTAGCCGTGAATTTGCTGTTACAGGGCTAAGATTAGTTGCTTCTTCTGAAGGAGAAGTACTTGCAGCAAGCAACCTTGGGAAATTGAAAACCTGGATTCAAATCATCGCGATCATTATGCTATTGATTGAGAATGTTCCATTTGAAGCCATTGGCTTTCCTTTTGCAACGATTTCCCTGTGGGCAGCGCTCATTATTACCGTCTATTCGGGATGGGATTACTTCTCGAAGAATAAAGAGGTCCTACTTAAATCACGTTAA
- the yfmH gene encoding EF-P 5-aminopentanol modification-associated protein YfmH: protein MKTIPFNQLQETLYHQTMDNGLDVYVLPKKGFNKTYATFTTKYGSVDNHFVPLNGSENVQVPDGIAHFLEHKMFEKEDRDVFQDFSKQGASSNAFTSFTRTAYLFSTTQNVMQNLETLVNFVQDPYFSDQSVEKEKGIIGQEIEMYNDNSDWRAYFGVIENMFHHHPVKIDIAGTIESIAKITKESLYTCYETFYHPSNMVLFVVGAVEPNEIMSFVEKNQAAKSYKDQPPIERFFDSEPKTVAEKKKVLPMSVQVAKCLVGFKEPNPGRQGKDLLKHELSINLALDLMFGQSSENYEKLYNEGLIDQSFSYDFTEEEKFGFSIVGSNTSSPDELANRLYEMIQSFKNESVDTDQLERIRKKKIGSFLRALNSPEFIANQFTRYRFNDMDLFEVVPMLESITAKDIEETMKGHFAEDSFTVCQVVPKG from the coding sequence ATGAAAACTATTCCATTTAATCAGTTGCAGGAAACGCTGTATCACCAAACGATGGATAACGGACTTGACGTGTATGTTCTCCCTAAAAAGGGTTTCAATAAAACGTACGCAACGTTTACAACAAAGTACGGATCAGTAGACAATCACTTTGTCCCTTTAAACGGTTCAGAGAATGTGCAAGTGCCAGATGGCATTGCTCACTTTCTTGAGCATAAAATGTTTGAAAAAGAAGACCGTGATGTATTTCAAGATTTTAGTAAGCAGGGTGCGTCTTCGAATGCATTTACATCGTTTACAAGAACCGCTTACTTGTTTTCAACAACTCAGAACGTGATGCAGAACCTTGAAACGCTTGTGAACTTTGTTCAAGATCCGTACTTTAGTGACCAAAGTGTTGAAAAGGAAAAGGGTATTATCGGTCAAGAAATTGAAATGTATAATGATAATTCTGATTGGCGTGCGTATTTTGGTGTCATTGAAAATATGTTCCACCACCATCCGGTTAAAATAGATATTGCTGGAACAATTGAATCTATCGCAAAAATCACGAAAGAATCACTCTATACGTGTTATGAAACGTTCTACCATCCTTCGAACATGGTGTTATTTGTAGTAGGTGCTGTGGAGCCGAATGAAATTATGTCATTTGTGGAGAAAAACCAGGCAGCGAAATCGTATAAAGACCAGCCACCAATTGAACGTTTCTTTGATTCAGAACCAAAGACAGTAGCAGAGAAGAAGAAAGTGTTGCCGATGTCTGTTCAAGTGGCAAAATGCCTCGTTGGATTTAAAGAACCAAATCCAGGACGCCAGGGAAAGGATCTTCTTAAACATGAGCTATCCATCAATCTTGCGCTCGATTTAATGTTTGGTCAGAGTTCAGAGAACTATGAGAAGCTTTACAATGAAGGGCTCATCGATCAAAGTTTTTCATATGATTTTACTGAAGAAGAGAAGTTCGGTTTTTCGATCGTCGGAAGTAACACAAGCTCACCTGATGAGCTTGCGAATCGATTATATGAGATGATTCAATCATTTAAAAATGAATCAGTGGATACCGATCAGCTTGAGCGTATACGCAAGAAAAAAATCGGTAGTTTCTTAAGAGCGTTAAATTCACCAGAGTTTATTGCAAACCAATTTACTCGCTATCGTTTTAACGATATGGATTTATTTGAAGTTGTCCCAATGCTTGAGTCCATTACGGCAAAAGATATTGAAGAGACAATGAAAGGGCACTTTGCAGAAGATTCATTTACTGTCTGTCAAGTCGTTCCAAAAGGTTAA
- a CDS encoding DUF3243 domain-containing protein, with protein sequence MSVLDNFESWKGFLHDRLSQGEQQGLSQEVVSDVAYQIGGYLADGVKAKNEQEQLLADLWHVASQEEQHAIANMMVKLVQNER encoded by the coding sequence ATGTCTGTACTAGATAATTTTGAATCATGGAAAGGGTTCTTGCATGACCGCTTAAGTCAAGGCGAACAGCAAGGGCTTTCTCAAGAAGTTGTCTCAGATGTTGCTTATCAGATCGGCGGATACCTTGCTGATGGCGTGAAAGCGAAGAATGAGCAAGAACAGCTTCTTGCCGACCTATGGCATGTAGCAAGTCAAGAAGAACAGCACGCGATCGCAAATATGATGGTTAAGCTTGTTCAAAACGAAAGATAA
- a CDS encoding YmfK family protein has translation MEKKEWYLEYEIHKNRPGLLGDVASLLGMLGINIITINGVDDMRRGLLLLVDEIEQIERLESILNTMDNITVTKMREPKLRDRLAVRHGRYIQRDADDKKTFRFIRDELGLLVDFLAEIFKQDGHKLVGIRGMPRVGKTESIVASSVCANKRWVFLSSTMLKQTVRTQIADDEFNSDHIFLIDGIVSARRASERHWQVLRDIMRLPATKVVEHPDIFVQETEYTMNDFDYIIELRDDPEQEITYQVIENRSSGFSNLDFN, from the coding sequence ATGGAGAAGAAGGAATGGTATCTGGAGTATGAAATACATAAAAATAGGCCGGGTCTTTTAGGCGACGTCGCTTCCCTACTAGGGATGCTCGGTATTAATATCATTACGATCAATGGTGTTGACGATATGCGAAGAGGCCTGCTTCTCCTCGTTGATGAAATTGAGCAAATCGAGCGACTTGAGTCCATTTTAAATACAATGGATAACATTACAGTGACAAAAATGAGAGAACCAAAGTTACGCGATCGTCTTGCAGTACGACACGGAAGATATATCCAGCGTGATGCGGACGATAAAAAAACGTTTCGATTTATTCGAGATGAGCTTGGTTTGCTTGTTGATTTTCTAGCTGAAATCTTTAAACAGGATGGCCACAAACTCGTTGGAATTCGTGGAATGCCGCGAGTTGGAAAAACAGAATCAATTGTTGCTTCTAGCGTTTGTGCAAACAAACGATGGGTATTTTTATCTTCTACGATGTTAAAACAAACAGTTCGCACGCAAATTGCCGACGATGAATTTAATAGCGATCATATTTTTTTAATTGATGGTATCGTGTCTGCCAGAAGAGCTTCAGAGCGGCACTGGCAGGTGCTTCGTGATATTATGAGATTACCGGCAACGAAGGTTGTCGAGCATCCTGATATATTTGTTCAAGAAACAGAGTATACGATGAACGATTTTGATTATATAATTGAATTGCGAGACGATCCGGAACAAGAAATTACATATCAGGTAATTGAGAATCGATCTTCTGGATTTTCAAACTTAGACTTTAACTAA
- a CDS encoding helix-turn-helix domain-containing protein yields MTELGQRLKDARNDKGLSLEEIQSITKIQKRYLHAIEEGNYELLPGNFYTRAFIKNYAEAVGLHGDELLEEYASEIPKANADVPESLPPRKMRRPQAPSKSSSVSSKWSSVFPSVLVVLLIVGVAALIWYVVQSGDQKTNQNATTNQAEEQVTSDENSGSAPDSDEVSNEGDASKEATTSEEEATSKEDEKAEEEKAAEEEKEPEEEEAPKMEIKKVKSDTDNSTFEITNADKFEVKLEASGSSWVGLTGASDKKYVYESLAKGKSVTQDLSKESSATLRLGSSPSIEVFVNGEKIDIPKEPVVQNVTFTFEKAE; encoded by the coding sequence TTGACAGAGCTAGGTCAACGTCTGAAGGACGCTCGAAATGATAAGGGATTATCGCTCGAGGAAATTCAGTCCATCACTAAGATTCAAAAACGCTATCTTCATGCCATTGAAGAAGGAAATTACGAACTGCTTCCAGGTAATTTTTATACGCGTGCATTCATTAAAAACTATGCGGAAGCAGTTGGCCTTCACGGAGATGAATTGCTTGAGGAGTACGCTTCTGAAATTCCAAAAGCAAACGCAGATGTGCCTGAAAGTTTACCACCAAGGAAAATGAGAAGGCCTCAAGCGCCGAGTAAGTCATCTTCTGTATCATCAAAATGGTCTTCCGTGTTTCCATCTGTTCTTGTCGTGTTACTCATTGTAGGTGTCGCAGCGTTAATCTGGTATGTTGTTCAAAGTGGTGACCAGAAGACGAATCAGAACGCAACGACGAATCAGGCGGAGGAGCAAGTGACAAGCGATGAAAACAGCGGCAGTGCTCCAGACTCAGATGAAGTAAGTAACGAAGGTGATGCTTCAAAAGAAGCAACGACTTCTGAAGAAGAGGCAACATCAAAAGAAGATGAAAAAGCAGAGGAAGAAAAAGCTGCTGAAGAAGAAAAAGAGCCAGAAGAAGAAGAAGCCCCTAAGATGGAAATTAAGAAAGTAAAGAGTGATACTGATAATTCTACGTTTGAAATCACAAACGCAGATAAATTTGAAGTAAAGTTAGAAGCATCTGGATCTAGCTGGGTAGGTTTAACGGGGGCGAGTGACAAAAAGTATGTATACGAAAGTCTTGCTAAAGGGAAAAGCGTGACGCAAGATTTATCAAAAGAGTCTTCTGCTACGCTTCGACTCGGAAGTTCTCCTAGCATTGAAGTGTTTGTGAATGGCGAAAAAATTGACATACCAAAAGAACCAGTTGTTCAAAATGTAACCTTTACTTTTGAAAAAGCAGAATAA
- the ymfI gene encoding elongation factor P 5-aminopentanone reductase, whose translation MKEILITGASGGIGRAIVKDYVKNGNRVYAHYNTNAASIQELQKDDPEADIFPVQANLAEKDGVEGLTEKVVKVDTLILNAGNSYFGLLTDMAGEEIDAMIQLHLTSSIKLAKHYISSMVQKKQGSIIVVSSVFGVTGASCEVVYSSVKGGLNAFVKGLAKELGPSGIRVNAVAPGYISTEMNARMTEDDEHDLMNEIPMGRSGVPEEVASLISFLDSNQASYISGQIISIDGAWQ comes from the coding sequence ATGAAAGAAATATTAATCACTGGAGCGAGTGGGGGTATAGGAAGAGCGATAGTAAAGGATTATGTAAAAAACGGTAACCGTGTTTATGCTCATTACAATACGAATGCTGCCTCTATACAAGAGCTACAAAAGGATGATCCAGAAGCAGATATTTTCCCGGTTCAAGCTAACTTAGCGGAAAAAGATGGCGTAGAAGGTTTAACCGAGAAGGTTGTGAAAGTTGATACGCTTATTCTTAATGCTGGAAATAGCTACTTTGGTTTATTAACCGATATGGCAGGGGAAGAAATTGATGCAATGATTCAACTCCACCTCACATCGTCCATTAAACTTGCGAAGCACTACATTTCCTCGATGGTGCAAAAAAAACAAGGGTCCATTATTGTTGTCTCTTCTGTCTTCGGTGTAACAGGAGCTTCTTGTGAAGTCGTTTATTCTTCCGTAAAAGGTGGTTTAAATGCCTTTGTGAAGGGATTAGCGAAGGAATTAGGGCCAAGCGGTATTCGGGTGAATGCCGTAGCACCAGGTTATATTTCGACGGAGATGAACGCACGGATGACAGAGGACGATGAACACGATTTAATGAACGAAATTCCGATGGGACGATCGGGTGTGCCTGAAGAGGTAGCTTCTTTGATTTCTTTTTTAGATTCGAATCAAGCTTCTTACATAAGCGGTCAAATTATTTCCATTGATGGGGCCTGGCAATAA